A window from Solanum stenotomum isolate F172 chromosome 7, ASM1918654v1, whole genome shotgun sequence encodes these proteins:
- the LOC125871823 gene encoding uncharacterized protein LOC125871823, whose product MATTTTRKTKNFLFLGGKDRITPLPSSTNTLQFDFDEAEMWSNSEEINSFEPKLSIPSSRFSKKTTKKGERKASNATSLPVNIPDWSKILGDEKGNLGKNIMFDDDGDSDNENRIPPHEYLARTRVASFSVHEGIGRTLKGRDLSRVRNAIWKKIGFED is encoded by the coding sequence AtggcaacaacaacaacaagaaaaacCAAAAATTTCCTCTTCTTAGGTGGAAAAGACAGAATTACCCCTCTCCCATCAAGCACAAACACCCTCCAATTCGATTTTGATGAAGCTGAAATGTGGAGTAATTCGGAAGAAATTAATAGTTTTGAACCCAAATTATCAATACCAAGTTCAAGATTTTCGAAGAAAACGACGAAAAAAGGCGAAAGAAAGGCGAGTAATGCGACGTCGTTGCCTGTGAATATACCTGATTGGTCGAAAATATTAGGTGATGAGAAGGGTaatttgggaaaaaatattatgtttgatGATGATGGAGATTCTGATAATGAAAATAGAATTCCACCACATGAGTATTTAGCAAGAACAAGAGTTGCTTCATTTTCAGTACATGAAGGAATTGGAAGGACATTAAAAGGAAGAGATTTAAGTAGAGTTAGAAATgctatttggaaaaaaattggtTTTGAAGATTAG